A genomic region of Luteibacter aegosomatissinici contains the following coding sequences:
- a CDS encoding NAD(P)/FAD-dependent oxidoreductase has translation MTTSRHRVVIVGGGAAGVELATRLGRRDACDVALVDRDPSHFWKPRLHELAAGLLGDGEEAVPFLAHGTVHGYRYEPGAIRHVDVEAKQIDLAEVHLPGTEELILPARKLSYDTLVLAFGSRVNDFGTPGVLEYCDMLDSPTQAVRLRRRILALALRTAGDPAFKIRIGIVGAGATGVELAAELHHAFNDMHRYGGLSPATKLEITLMDMAPRVLPAVDPRTSAWAQRILERMGVNVRVGVGVKSVQDGSFTLTDGSHIPCDIQVWAAGVVGHDFVTGLGPFELSRDRRIVVDANLAAKGVRDIYAIGDCAYAAFSPEGTVVPPTAQAAHQQATWLAKALPQLMEGRTVTPFKYHAKGTLVSLGVRQAAGEVPTVPPGRSVLPLRGWLAKMLYVSLEQMHRVTLHGYGRATALWIADRLRRTTYPPVKLH, from the coding sequence ATGACAACAAGCAGGCATCGGGTAGTGATCGTCGGTGGCGGTGCCGCCGGTGTGGAACTGGCGACCCGGCTGGGCAGGCGCGATGCCTGCGACGTGGCGCTGGTGGACCGGGACCCCAGCCACTTCTGGAAACCACGGCTGCACGAACTCGCCGCCGGGCTGCTCGGCGATGGCGAGGAGGCCGTGCCCTTCCTTGCCCACGGCACGGTGCACGGTTACCGCTATGAACCGGGCGCCATCCGGCACGTGGATGTGGAGGCGAAGCAGATCGACCTGGCCGAAGTACACCTGCCCGGCACCGAAGAGTTGATCCTCCCCGCACGCAAACTTTCCTACGACACCCTGGTGCTGGCCTTCGGCAGCCGCGTGAACGACTTCGGCACGCCCGGCGTGCTCGAATACTGCGACATGCTGGATAGCCCCACGCAGGCCGTGCGCCTGCGCCGGCGCATCCTGGCACTGGCCCTGCGCACGGCGGGCGATCCCGCCTTCAAGATCCGTATCGGCATTGTTGGGGCGGGCGCCACGGGCGTGGAGCTCGCTGCGGAGTTACACCACGCGTTCAACGACATGCACCGGTATGGCGGGCTTTCGCCGGCGACCAAGCTGGAAATCACCCTGATGGACATGGCGCCACGGGTGTTGCCCGCCGTCGATCCACGCACCTCGGCATGGGCGCAGCGGATTCTCGAACGCATGGGCGTGAACGTACGCGTGGGCGTGGGCGTGAAGTCGGTGCAGGATGGTTCGTTTACCCTCACCGATGGCTCGCACATCCCGTGCGATATCCAGGTATGGGCTGCGGGCGTGGTCGGGCACGACTTCGTGACCGGGCTCGGTCCGTTCGAGCTATCGCGTGACCGCCGCATCGTGGTCGATGCAAACCTGGCGGCGAAGGGCGTGCGCGATATCTACGCGATCGGCGATTGCGCGTATGCGGCCTTCAGCCCGGAAGGCACGGTCGTGCCACCGACGGCCCAGGCCGCACACCAGCAGGCGACCTGGCTGGCTAAAGCGCTGCCGCAACTCATGGAGGGGCGCACCGTAACCCCGTTCAAATATCACGCGAAGGGCACGCTGGTGTCCCTGGGCGTGCGCCAGGCGGCGGGCGAAGTACCCACGGTGCCGCCGGGGCGTTCGGTGCTACCGCTACGTGGCTGGCTGGCGAAGATGCTCTACGTCTCGCTGGAACAGATGCACCGGGTGACATTGCACGGGTACGGGCGTGCGACGGCGCTATGGATTGCTGACCGGTTGCGTCGTACGACCTACCCGCCCGTCAAACTCCACTGA
- the argS gene encoding arginine--tRNA ligase: MSLSLMSQVDQALALVFQNLSLPVDLAHVEPSARPELGDLQCNAALAAGKRVGKPPRAIGEAIASALRPDARFATVEVAGPGFVNLRLSDAFLADVAAATLADPRLGVADEGQGALVVLDFGGPNVAKPLHVGHLRSLVLGESLRRILGALGWRTHGDAHLGDWGLQMGMLSAAIRRQEPGLPYFTGPGPYPAEAPVTLDELERLYPEAAAASRDDPARMAEARADTAALQAGDSGLMALWRNLRKLSVDAQVQDFALLGVHFDALDGESDVRDAVAPLVADFRTRGVARESDGALVVDVALPGDAHDVPPLLLAKSDGAALYATTDLATLQARAAMPGLAKVVYVVDQRQALHFEQVFRAARRGGIAVGVDLVHAGFGTVNGKDGKPFKTRQGGVARLRDLLDEAVERARERVDASDRVEAGEREALARMIGIAAVKFADLSGDRLSGYMFDAERLVAFEGKTGPYLQYAVVRMRSVLEKAHATPVGVPYAVQPAERELVLACLAFGDKVSEAAHLLQPGVLAGWAYDIAQRFSRFYDRCPILREPDDAVRSHRLGICKLTLAVLERALSLLGIDVPPHM; encoded by the coding sequence ATGTCCCTGTCCTTAATGTCGCAGGTGGACCAGGCCCTCGCCCTGGTCTTCCAGAACCTTTCGTTGCCCGTGGATCTGGCTCATGTGGAGCCCTCCGCGCGGCCGGAGCTCGGTGACCTGCAATGCAACGCGGCGCTGGCCGCCGGCAAGCGGGTTGGCAAGCCGCCGCGTGCCATCGGTGAGGCCATTGCCTCGGCGCTCCGCCCCGATGCCCGTTTCGCCACCGTGGAGGTGGCCGGGCCCGGCTTCGTCAACCTGCGCTTGTCGGATGCCTTCCTGGCGGACGTCGCCGCCGCCACGCTGGCTGATCCGCGGCTGGGTGTGGCCGACGAAGGGCAGGGCGCGCTGGTGGTGCTCGATTTTGGTGGCCCCAACGTGGCCAAGCCGCTGCACGTTGGCCACCTGCGCTCGCTGGTGCTCGGCGAAAGCCTGCGTCGCATCCTTGGCGCATTAGGATGGCGGACCCATGGCGATGCACACCTGGGTGACTGGGGCCTGCAGATGGGCATGCTCAGCGCGGCCATTCGCCGGCAAGAGCCCGGCCTGCCGTACTTCACGGGCCCGGGCCCGTATCCCGCCGAGGCGCCGGTCACGCTCGACGAGTTGGAGCGGCTGTATCCCGAAGCTGCCGCCGCGAGCCGCGACGACCCGGCGCGCATGGCGGAGGCGCGCGCGGACACGGCTGCGCTGCAGGCAGGCGATTCGGGCCTCATGGCCCTGTGGCGCAACCTGCGCAAGCTGAGTGTCGATGCGCAGGTTCAGGACTTCGCGCTGCTGGGTGTGCACTTCGACGCCCTGGACGGCGAGAGCGATGTGCGCGACGCCGTGGCGCCGCTCGTGGCTGATTTCCGGACGCGCGGCGTGGCGCGCGAAAGCGACGGCGCGTTGGTCGTGGACGTGGCGTTGCCGGGCGATGCGCACGATGTGCCACCGCTGTTGCTGGCCAAGAGCGACGGCGCCGCGCTGTACGCCACGACGGACCTGGCCACGCTGCAGGCGCGCGCGGCCATGCCGGGCCTGGCGAAGGTGGTCTACGTGGTGGACCAGCGCCAGGCGTTGCATTTCGAGCAGGTGTTCCGTGCCGCGCGGCGCGGCGGCATCGCCGTGGGCGTTGACCTGGTTCATGCAGGCTTCGGCACGGTGAACGGGAAGGATGGCAAGCCGTTCAAGACCCGCCAGGGCGGTGTAGCGCGCTTACGCGATCTGCTGGATGAGGCGGTGGAGCGGGCGCGTGAGCGGGTGGACGCCTCCGACCGCGTGGAGGCTGGTGAGCGCGAAGCGCTCGCACGGATGATCGGCATTGCCGCGGTGAAGTTCGCTGATTTGTCTGGCGACCGGTTGTCGGGCTACATGTTCGATGCCGAGCGGCTGGTGGCGTTCGAGGGTAAGACGGGGCCTTACTTGCAGTATGCGGTGGTGCGGATGCGTTCGGTGCTGGAGAAGGCGCATGCAACGCCCGTAGGCGTGCCGTATGCCGTGCAACCGGCGGAGCGTGAGCTGGTGCTGGCGTGCCTGGCGTTTGGCGATAAGGTGAGCGAGGCGGCCCATTTGCTTCAGCCTGGCGTGCTGGCAGGCTGGGCGTACGACATCGCACAACGTTTCAGCCGCTTCTACGACCGCTGCCCGATCCTGCGCGAGCCCGACGATGCCGTGCGCTCGCACCGGCTTGGCATCTGCAAGCTAACGCTGGCAGTACTGGAGCGTGCGCTGTCACTGCTGGGTATCGATGTGCCCCCGCATATGTAG
- a CDS encoding carboxymuconolactone decarboxylase family protein — MLDWVGYKKELMGRIGEIGKLSPDTVKGYQTLSAANAKEGHLGAKTRELISLAVAVTSRCDGCITVHTDAALKAGATREEISEALGVAIALNAGAALVYSARVMDAVEAYSPKA; from the coding sequence ATGCTTGACTGGGTTGGTTATAAGAAAGAGCTCATGGGCCGCATTGGCGAGATTGGCAAGCTGAGCCCGGATACGGTGAAGGGCTACCAGACGCTTTCGGCGGCGAATGCGAAGGAAGGCCACCTGGGTGCGAAGACGCGTGAGCTGATTTCGCTGGCGGTGGCGGTGACGTCGCGTTGTGATGGTTGTATTACGGTGCACACCGATGCGGCGCTTAAGGCGGGCGCGACGCGTGAAGAGATCAGCGAAGCGCTGGGTGTGGCGATCGCGTTGAATGCGGGCGCGGCGCTGGTTTACTCGGCACGTGTGATGGATGCGGTTGAGGCTTATAGCCCGAAGGCATGA
- a CDS encoding cyclic nucleotide-binding domain-containing protein has product MNQPTTTAARLGCSDCGLHAICLPEGIDEGGLARLDRLTRQRSTYQRGDVVFRQGKPFDALYVVRSGAVRVAIGDADGGQQVLGFRLPGEILGIDALLEDTHRTDALALERTTVCEVPFARLEDLFLQLPGLQRKMMRELGREVASAQQHVQALGRQQALERVAMFLCGLLERYDRLSRPTDCLRLPMGRSDIACYLGLAVETVSRALGRMEEHGVLSASGRHLRIHRRDLLETLCVADGGSDRRRN; this is encoded by the coding sequence ATGAACCAGCCGACCACCACGGCGGCACGACTGGGCTGCTCGGATTGCGGCCTGCATGCCATCTGCCTGCCCGAAGGCATCGACGAAGGCGGCCTTGCCCGGCTCGATCGGCTCACCCGCCAGCGCAGCACCTACCAGCGCGGTGATGTCGTGTTTCGCCAGGGCAAGCCGTTCGATGCGCTCTACGTCGTGCGTTCCGGCGCCGTGCGCGTTGCGATCGGTGATGCCGACGGCGGCCAGCAGGTGCTTGGCTTCCGCCTGCCTGGCGAAATCCTGGGTATCGATGCGCTGTTGGAGGATACCCACCGCACCGACGCCCTCGCGCTTGAACGCACGACCGTCTGCGAGGTGCCGTTCGCGCGGCTGGAAGACCTGTTCCTGCAGTTGCCCGGGCTGCAGCGGAAGATGATGCGCGAACTCGGCCGCGAGGTTGCCAGCGCGCAGCAGCACGTGCAGGCGCTGGGCCGCCAGCAGGCGCTCGAGCGCGTGGCGATGTTCCTCTGCGGGTTGCTCGAGCGCTACGACAGGTTGTCGCGCCCGACCGACTGCCTGCGCCTGCCGATGGGCCGTAGTGACATCGCCTGCTACCTCGGTCTGGCGGTGGAAACCGTGAGCCGGGCGTTGGGGCGCATGGAAGAGCACGGTGTGCTCTCGGCCAGCGGCCGCCACCTGCGCATCCATCGACGCGATTTGCTGGAGACCCTGTGCGTCGCCGACGGTGGAAGCGACCGCAGAAGGAACTGA
- a CDS encoding OmpW/AlkL family protein has translation MLQLKTLAAALIFAAPIAAQAADTPWTLHFGAHVVDPKSDTGQLAGMSSSISKSTRPTFSVEYRFAPGWTAELLAALPFRHEVRLDGTRAVSVKQLPPTLGVNYHFMEGHTISPFIGAGVNYTWFFDKKGRNALDGTRVQLQNSWGAAGHVGVDIRLDERWLFTVDARYMDIDTKVKVNGARVGTAHVDPWVYGVSFGYRL, from the coding sequence GTGCTTCAGCTCAAGACCCTAGCCGCCGCCCTGATATTTGCCGCGCCGATCGCGGCCCAGGCGGCGGATACCCCCTGGACCCTGCATTTCGGCGCCCATGTCGTCGATCCCAAGTCGGATACCGGCCAGCTCGCCGGCATGTCGTCGAGTATCAGCAAGAGCACCCGGCCCACGTTCAGCGTCGAGTACCGTTTCGCGCCGGGTTGGACCGCCGAGCTGCTTGCCGCGCTGCCGTTCCGGCACGAAGTGCGCCTGGATGGCACGCGCGCGGTCAGCGTGAAGCAGCTGCCGCCCACGCTGGGCGTGAACTACCACTTCATGGAAGGCCACACGATTTCGCCGTTCATCGGTGCCGGCGTGAACTACACATGGTTCTTCGACAAGAAGGGCCGCAACGCCCTGGATGGCACCCGGGTGCAGTTGCAGAACAGCTGGGGTGCCGCCGGCCATGTCGGCGTGGATATCCGCCTCGATGAGCGCTGGCTGTTCACCGTGGATGCCCGTTACATGGATATCGACACCAAGGTGAAGGTGAACGGCGCGCGTGTCGGCACGGCCCATGTGGATCCCTGGGTGTACGGCGTGAGCTTCGGCTATCGGCTCTGA
- a CDS encoding AraC family transcriptional regulator yields MDALTRILELARVRGALDLRCQLAGGFSLDHEDAGPGEAPFHLVLAGEGVMELPGRRTLALRAGDLVVLPHGTSHRIRDTHGVKQEAPVSLDTSGPLTIKRTAGEGQVLDLLCGRFVHAPDAGQLLFASLPDVVQASLADRHGLPTLEAIVSVFRDEVGTLAPGALAVVTALSQALLVFALRAQMEGNLMPPSLLTLLADPRLGRAMLAMLREPAKEWTVESLAAQSAMSRATFARHFEAKGKQSPHEVLTLLRMHLAAELLRRGELTAAAVAERVGYRSESAFGKTFLRVMGATPARFRRDSAP; encoded by the coding sequence ATGGACGCACTGACCCGGATCCTGGAACTTGCCCGCGTGCGCGGCGCACTCGACCTGCGTTGCCAGCTGGCGGGCGGCTTCAGCCTGGATCACGAGGACGCGGGGCCGGGGGAGGCCCCGTTTCACCTTGTGCTGGCCGGGGAAGGCGTCATGGAGCTCCCGGGCCGGCGCACGCTGGCCTTGCGCGCTGGCGATCTGGTGGTACTGCCGCATGGCACCAGCCACCGGATCCGCGATACACATGGTGTGAAGCAGGAAGCGCCGGTGTCCCTGGACACCTCCGGCCCGCTCACGATCAAGCGCACGGCCGGCGAGGGCCAGGTGCTGGACCTGCTTTGCGGCCGCTTCGTGCACGCGCCGGACGCGGGGCAGCTCTTGTTCGCGAGCCTGCCTGACGTGGTGCAGGCGTCACTGGCGGATCGCCACGGGCTGCCGACGCTCGAGGCGATCGTCAGCGTGTTCCGTGACGAAGTGGGCACCCTGGCGCCGGGCGCGCTCGCCGTGGTCACGGCGCTGAGCCAGGCGTTGCTCGTGTTTGCCTTGCGCGCGCAGATGGAAGGCAACCTCATGCCGCCGTCGCTGCTGACCCTCCTGGCTGATCCGCGGCTCGGTCGCGCCATGCTGGCCATGTTGCGTGAACCCGCGAAGGAGTGGACCGTCGAATCCCTCGCCGCGCAGTCGGCGATGTCACGCGCCACCTTCGCCCGCCACTTCGAAGCGAAAGGCAAGCAATCGCCGCACGAAGTGCTCACCCTGCTGCGCATGCATCTGGCCGCCGAACTGCTACGCCGTGGCGAACTCACCGCCGCCGCCGTCGCCGAGCGCGTGGGCTATCGCTCCGAATCCGCCTTCGGCAAAACCTTCCTGCGCGTGATGGGCGCGACGCCGGCACGCTTCCGCCGCGATAGCGCCCCCTGA
- a CDS encoding S41 family peptidase, translating into MRYLLATALLLALPVHAEDWAADLRKDAQAMHDDIASNHPGPVDPLNPGFAAKNDKGLALALQRAQTTTNYPGYFFALQAYAASFDDGHLSLVPADMAKEPKLDLQWPGFLTNFDTNDVQRVVTRAADAPVPNGARLIGCDGIDAATLAQRNVGTQFGRWSLHASRVMRGARLFVDAGNPWIQRPRRCTFDVNGSTRDVDLVWRPFTVPERELHLPAAWHRAAEPIGLTTLPDGTVWIALSDFDGDLDKPAAKALTPLIAQIAAQRNTILASPRVVLDLRGNNGGDSTWAIRVAQALWGKEAFEKVNVESTAVDWRASSGVADRLKGILAMYAAHPDTPMDDVTWIRKTLAGVNAAIAAHKPYFHDAWDPKPATPPPPPTHARIYMVTDAGCASACLDAADIYLALGAIHVGEETSADTLYMDVRTPVLPSGYGKLSVAMKVYRGRPRGNNVPLVPRYRYPGDVADTTTLEKWITEL; encoded by the coding sequence ATGAGATACCTGCTCGCCACCGCGCTGCTGCTCGCCCTGCCCGTGCACGCCGAAGACTGGGCGGCCGACCTGCGCAAGGATGCCCAGGCGATGCACGACGATATCGCCAGCAACCACCCGGGCCCGGTGGATCCGCTGAATCCCGGGTTCGCCGCAAAGAACGACAAGGGACTCGCACTGGCGCTCCAGCGCGCGCAGACCACGACGAACTACCCTGGTTATTTCTTCGCGTTGCAGGCGTATGCCGCAAGTTTTGACGACGGCCACCTCAGCCTCGTGCCGGCCGACATGGCGAAGGAACCCAAGCTCGACCTGCAATGGCCCGGGTTCCTTACCAACTTCGACACGAACGATGTGCAGCGCGTCGTGACCCGTGCCGCGGATGCGCCCGTGCCGAACGGGGCACGCCTGATCGGCTGCGACGGGATCGATGCGGCGACACTCGCCCAGCGCAATGTCGGCACGCAGTTCGGCCGCTGGAGCCTGCACGCAAGCCGGGTGATGCGCGGCGCGCGGCTGTTCGTTGATGCGGGAAACCCGTGGATCCAGCGTCCGCGCCGCTGCACGTTTGACGTAAACGGGAGCACCCGCGACGTGGACCTGGTGTGGCGCCCGTTCACCGTGCCTGAGCGTGAGCTGCACCTGCCGGCCGCATGGCACCGCGCGGCCGAACCCATCGGCCTGACGACGCTTCCCGATGGGACGGTCTGGATCGCTCTCAGCGACTTCGATGGCGACCTCGACAAGCCTGCGGCCAAGGCGCTTACGCCGCTGATTGCGCAGATCGCGGCCCAACGAAACACCATTCTGGCGAGTCCGCGTGTCGTGCTCGATCTGCGCGGCAACAATGGCGGCGACTCAACATGGGCCATCCGCGTGGCGCAGGCCCTCTGGGGCAAGGAAGCCTTCGAGAAGGTCAACGTCGAATCCACCGCCGTCGACTGGCGCGCCTCCAGCGGTGTAGCCGACCGGCTGAAAGGCATCCTTGCCATGTACGCCGCCCATCCGGATACGCCGATGGATGACGTGACCTGGATCCGGAAAACGCTCGCCGGTGTCAACGCAGCCATCGCCGCACACAAGCCGTATTTCCACGATGCCTGGGACCCGAAGCCGGCCACCCCACCCCCGCCACCCACCCATGCGCGCATCTACATGGTGACCGACGCGGGCTGCGCCTCTGCTTGCCTGGATGCCGCAGATATTTATCTGGCCCTCGGCGCGATCCATGTTGGCGAAGAAACCAGCGCCGATACCTTGTACATGGATGTGCGCACGCCTGTGCTGCCCAGCGGCTACGGGAAGCTATCCGTGGCGATGAAGGTGTACCGCGGCCGGCCACGAGGGAACAATGTGCCGCTGGTACCGCGCTACCGTTACCCGGGCGACGTGGCCGACACAACCACGCTGGAGAAGTGGATCACCGAACTCTGA
- a CDS encoding DUF1203 domain-containing protein has product MAYRIRGIDPTPFLSLYGRDEAELKQRGVLRMVAGDDTGYPERIELRNARRGESLLLLNFTHQPAAGPYHASHAVFVREGATEAAEMLDEVPEVMATRMISLRAFNAAHLIDHATLVDGRQLDDAIRRMLGTASVAYVHAHYAAYGCFAGYIDRA; this is encoded by the coding sequence ATGGCTTACCGCATCCGCGGCATCGATCCCACCCCCTTTCTTTCGCTCTATGGGCGCGACGAAGCCGAGCTGAAGCAGCGCGGTGTCCTGCGCATGGTGGCGGGTGACGATACCGGCTATCCGGAGCGCATTGAACTGCGTAACGCCCGTCGCGGCGAATCGCTACTGCTGTTGAACTTCACCCACCAGCCAGCCGCGGGCCCGTACCACGCGAGCCACGCGGTGTTCGTTCGTGAAGGTGCCACCGAGGCCGCGGAAATGCTGGACGAGGTGCCGGAGGTGATGGCCACGCGGATGATCTCGCTCCGTGCGTTCAACGCCGCGCACCTGATCGATCACGCCACCCTTGTCGATGGCCGCCAGCTGGATGACGCGATCCGGCGCATGCTGGGCACGGCCAGCGTGGCCTATGTGCATGCCCATTACGCCGCCTACGGTTGCTTCGCCGGCTACATCGACCGGGCCTGA
- a CDS encoding TonB-dependent receptor — protein MNRRHSKRGHAVPALRARPLAAACAMALLLASGATWAQDQGQAQPPQKPTTAPTAANAKSAKDEKAKKAPKPTNSDGVSNLDAVVVTGIQASIQNSLSAKRNSGNIIEAISAEDIGKLPDSSIAESLARVPGLATQRVDGRANQISIRGLSPDFVGTTLNGREQATIGENRGVDFDQYPSELISGVAVYKTPDAALIGQGLSGTVDLHTIRPLDLPKRAIAVNLRGETTDNGNLNHGSGVGDTGHRASFSYIDQFFDHTLGLAVGVAQLDSPIQEKQYQAWWWSLNNGSQGAENNWGAPHTPGLPDNVLSQEGMQLRAKSENQLRNGIMTVLEWAPDDHYHSTLDLYYSTFDQKTNLNGVQWSSSPYDNVSYSNVGLEPTLPYPLVTTGHIDGLKAILQNEYTKEKDNLFSAGWNNQYDFGNGWMINADASYSMAKRRLHDAYLFAGLPGQETSSTDFATPIHEHFPDFTPGTNFADPSLIQFTDPNNYGYNGRAEYDKQKDTIKAFRLEVTHPVGWIFSDFTLGANYSDRRKTKSADVFFAWLNGNGSDSATYVPGYGMPIDPSFLSGITDLSYGGIPGIVNYDVNDALGSQFYLTQRNGQSDWSRNYTVREKVPVAYIKFNLDTSLGGVPITGNLGVQAVRTDQSSTALQTNGDTLVGRISDGTRYTKVLPSLNVVGEIGENQYLRFGLAKSMVRGRIDDEKVATSAGVAEVTDGPAAGQVLWSGSGGNPKLKPYVAVGADLSWEKYFGKASYVAAAVFNKNLLNYIYNETVLDYDFSKYVNDNPTLTPTSTRGSFTTPQNGTGGKIKGLELQGGIEGGLIASWLDGFGAQGNFSLTNSTLPVSAVSTIPGSPSTLPGLSRKVANLALYYEKYGWSFRIAERYRSSFTGEAVALFDQLGYNTVLADKQTDMQIGYEFQEGTYSGLSVLLQVNNLTDSPYKTAQTSALPNNVKIQRPLEFDTYGRTIMFGINYKL, from the coding sequence ATGAATCGTCGCCATTCGAAGCGGGGCCACGCTGTGCCCGCGCTGCGCGCGCGCCCTTTGGCCGCTGCCTGCGCCATGGCCCTGCTGCTGGCCTCCGGCGCCACCTGGGCCCAGGACCAGGGCCAGGCCCAGCCCCCACAGAAGCCCACCACGGCGCCCACAGCCGCCAATGCAAAATCGGCAAAGGATGAAAAGGCGAAGAAAGCTCCGAAGCCCACCAACAGTGACGGCGTGAGCAACCTCGATGCCGTGGTCGTCACCGGTATCCAGGCCTCGATCCAGAACTCACTGAGCGCCAAGCGCAACTCCGGGAACATCATCGAAGCCATTTCCGCCGAGGACATCGGCAAGCTGCCCGATAGCAGTATCGCCGAGAGCCTGGCCCGCGTGCCTGGCCTGGCGACCCAGCGCGTCGATGGCCGTGCCAACCAGATTTCCATTCGTGGCTTGTCGCCCGATTTCGTCGGCACCACGTTGAACGGGCGTGAGCAGGCCACCATCGGCGAGAACCGTGGTGTCGATTTCGACCAGTACCCCTCCGAGCTCATCAGCGGCGTCGCCGTGTACAAGACGCCCGATGCGGCGCTGATCGGCCAGGGCCTCTCCGGCACCGTCGACCTGCACACCATTCGCCCGCTGGACCTGCCCAAGCGCGCCATCGCCGTGAACCTGCGTGGTGAGACCACCGACAACGGCAACCTCAACCACGGCAGCGGCGTGGGCGATACGGGGCACCGCGCAAGCTTCTCGTACATCGACCAGTTCTTCGACCACACGCTCGGCCTCGCCGTGGGCGTGGCGCAGTTGGATTCGCCGATCCAGGAGAAGCAGTACCAGGCCTGGTGGTGGAGCCTGAACAACGGCTCGCAAGGCGCGGAGAACAACTGGGGCGCCCCGCACACGCCGGGCCTACCGGATAACGTGCTGTCGCAGGAAGGCATGCAGCTGCGCGCCAAATCCGAGAACCAGCTGCGCAACGGCATCATGACGGTGCTCGAGTGGGCACCGGATGACCATTACCACTCCACGCTGGATCTGTACTACTCGACGTTCGACCAGAAGACCAACCTCAACGGTGTGCAGTGGTCGAGCAGCCCCTACGACAACGTGTCGTATTCGAACGTGGGCCTGGAGCCGACCCTGCCCTACCCGCTGGTCACCACCGGCCATATCGACGGACTGAAGGCGATCCTGCAGAACGAGTACACCAAGGAGAAGGACAACCTGTTCTCCGCGGGCTGGAACAACCAGTACGACTTCGGCAACGGCTGGATGATCAACGCCGATGCGTCGTACTCCATGGCCAAGCGCCGCCTGCACGATGCGTACCTGTTCGCCGGCCTGCCCGGCCAGGAAACCAGCTCGACGGACTTTGCGACACCGATCCACGAGCACTTCCCGGATTTCACCCCGGGCACTAACTTCGCCGACCCGTCGCTGATCCAGTTCACCGACCCGAACAATTACGGCTACAACGGCCGCGCGGAGTACGACAAGCAGAAGGACACGATCAAGGCCTTCCGCCTGGAGGTGACGCACCCGGTCGGCTGGATTTTCAGCGACTTCACCCTGGGCGCGAACTACTCCGATCGCCGCAAGACGAAGTCGGCCGATGTGTTCTTCGCATGGCTCAATGGCAATGGCTCCGACTCGGCCACGTATGTGCCTGGTTATGGCATGCCGATCGATCCGTCGTTCCTGAGCGGCATTACCGACCTCAGCTACGGCGGCATTCCCGGCATCGTGAACTACGACGTGAATGATGCGCTGGGCAGCCAGTTCTACCTCACCCAACGCAACGGCCAGTCCGACTGGAGCCGTAACTACACCGTGCGCGAGAAGGTGCCGGTGGCGTACATCAAGTTCAACCTCGACACGAGCCTGGGCGGCGTACCGATCACCGGCAACCTGGGTGTGCAGGCAGTGCGTACGGACCAGTCCTCTACGGCGCTGCAGACCAACGGCGATACGCTCGTGGGCCGCATTTCCGATGGCACGCGATACACCAAGGTGCTGCCCAGCCTGAACGTCGTGGGCGAGATCGGCGAGAACCAGTACCTGCGTTTTGGCCTGGCCAAATCCATGGTTCGCGGCCGTATCGATGATGAAAAGGTCGCCACCTCCGCAGGCGTGGCGGAAGTTACTGACGGCCCGGCCGCCGGCCAGGTGCTGTGGTCCGGCAGCGGCGGCAACCCGAAGCTGAAGCCGTATGTCGCGGTGGGCGCCGACCTCAGCTGGGAAAAGTACTTCGGCAAGGCCAGCTATGTGGCCGCCGCCGTGTTCAACAAGAACCTGTTGAACTACATCTATAACGAGACGGTGCTCGATTACGACTTCTCGAAGTACGTGAACGATAACCCGACGCTCACCCCAACGAGCACGCGCGGCTCGTTCACCACGCCGCAGAACGGCACCGGCGGCAAGATCAAGGGCCTGGAACTGCAGGGCGGCATCGAGGGCGGTCTGATCGCATCGTGGCTCGATGGTTTCGGCGCGCAGGGCAACTTCTCACTGACCAACAGCACGCTGCCGGTAAGCGCTGTGTCGACGATCCCGGGAAGCCCGAGCACCCTGCCCGGCCTGTCGCGCAAGGTGGCCAACCTGGCGCTGTACTACGAAAAGTACGGCTGGTCGTTCCGCATCGCCGAGCGCTACCGCTCGTCGTTCACCGGTGAGGCAGTCGCTCTGTTCGACCAGCTTGGCTACAACACCGTACTGGCGGACAAGCAGACCGACATGCAGATCGGCTATGAATTCCAGGAAGGCACTTACAGCGGCCTGAGCGTGCTTCTGCAGGTGAACAACCTGACCGACTCGCCGTACAAGACCGCACAGACCTCGGCACTGCCGAACAACGTGAAGATCCAGCGCCCGCTGGAGTTCGACACGTACGGCCGCACGATCATGTTTGGTATCAACTACAAGCTGTAG